One stretch of Methylopila sp. 73B DNA includes these proteins:
- a CDS encoding tape measure protein translates to MSTTSASVVLSVVDRITAPIAAIQRRIDRLTAPVRRIGQAISDLGRAAGVDRLTGSVVNLGRRLGDVGSVARGIIAPLAAVGGLAAGFGARSLLTTNMEFEKYGAILETVLKSSTKAKDAMAWVSDFAAKTPYEIGEVTDGFVKLTSYGFQPMSGALHAAGEAAAAMGRPLEQAVEALADAVTGENERLKGFGITASTVGNKITYNWNENGKQMTAYAKKNSRAQIEAVISGIWNRRYAGSMDKLSRTLGGMWGNLRDQWARFMLVIGNAGAFDHVKNRLGALLDYVNGLAASGQLAAVGARISDGLVAGMRGVEEWVRAVDWSTAWEGLKSGLHVLGQFISFAAWLAELLGPTGSVVAGLTTLGAITFAPLIASLVSLAGAIGSVAGAVLFTPAGLATIIIAGGVMGLMARKSEAFAKIWEMLPPKVQGALAPLGKIADFIDWLTDKLALGIDKVAGLIDGLTDKLAGGIGAVATGITSLFSWAGEGAPHKPGTPAEEEKRRAEMAVRPWGPGAEVPRYSPSAALYGPQLPSAPYAPSARSTSSSPWKPAAGAGAPMPAAAVPVINQETNTVNAPVTMHAPVTVTVPDSQLAAVVAREISKALAAVLAQQRAAAASSLGD, encoded by the coding sequence GTGAGCACGACTTCGGCCAGCGTCGTTCTTTCGGTCGTCGACCGCATCACGGCCCCGATCGCCGCTATTCAACGGCGCATCGACCGCCTCACGGCGCCCGTGCGTCGCATCGGCCAGGCCATTAGCGACCTCGGCCGCGCCGCTGGCGTGGATCGTCTGACGGGCTCTGTCGTCAACCTCGGCCGAAGGCTCGGCGACGTCGGTTCGGTGGCGCGCGGCATTATCGCGCCGCTCGCCGCGGTCGGGGGCCTCGCGGCGGGGTTCGGCGCGCGGTCGCTCCTCACCACAAACATGGAGTTCGAGAAGTACGGCGCGATCCTCGAGACCGTCCTCAAGTCGTCCACGAAGGCGAAGGACGCGATGGCTTGGGTCTCCGACTTCGCGGCCAAGACCCCGTACGAAATCGGCGAGGTGACGGACGGGTTCGTCAAGCTCACGTCCTACGGTTTCCAGCCCATGAGCGGCGCGCTCCACGCCGCCGGCGAGGCCGCGGCGGCGATGGGAAGACCCCTTGAGCAGGCCGTCGAGGCGCTGGCGGACGCCGTTACGGGCGAGAATGAACGTCTGAAGGGGTTCGGCATCACGGCGTCGACCGTCGGAAACAAGATCACGTACAACTGGAATGAGAACGGCAAGCAAATGACTGCCTACGCGAAGAAAAATTCGCGGGCGCAGATTGAAGCCGTGATCTCCGGCATTTGGAACCGCCGGTACGCCGGTTCGATGGATAAGCTTTCGAGGACGCTAGGAGGCATGTGGGGAAACCTGCGCGATCAGTGGGCGCGCTTCATGCTCGTAATTGGCAACGCGGGCGCGTTCGACCACGTCAAGAACCGCCTCGGCGCTTTGCTCGACTACGTCAACGGCCTCGCGGCGTCCGGACAACTTGCCGCCGTAGGCGCGCGGATTTCCGACGGCCTTGTCGCCGGGATGCGGGGTGTTGAGGAATGGGTGCGCGCGGTCGATTGGTCCACGGCGTGGGAAGGTCTCAAGAGCGGGCTGCATGTGCTCGGCCAGTTCATCAGCTTCGCGGCCTGGCTTGCCGAACTCCTCGGCCCGACGGGTTCGGTCGTCGCTGGGCTCACGACGCTCGGCGCCATCACGTTCGCGCCGCTCATCGCCTCGCTCGTGTCGCTTGCGGGGGCGATCGGGAGCGTCGCCGGCGCTGTCCTGTTCACCCCTGCGGGCTTGGCGACGATCATTATCGCCGGCGGCGTCATGGGGCTCATGGCGCGCAAGTCCGAGGCTTTCGCCAAAATCTGGGAGATGCTCCCGCCGAAGGTGCAGGGCGCGCTCGCGCCGCTCGGCAAGATCGCCGACTTTATCGACTGGCTCACGGACAAGCTCGCGCTCGGCATCGACAAGGTCGCGGGCCTCATCGACGGGCTCACGGACAAGCTTGCCGGCGGAATAGGGGCCGTCGCGACGGGCATCACCTCGCTTTTCTCGTGGGCCGGCGAGGGCGCGCCGCATAAGCCCGGGACCCCGGCCGAGGAGGAAAAGAGGCGCGCCGAGATGGCGGTGCGGCCGTGGGGGCCGGGCGCCGAGGTGCCGCGCTATTCGCCCTCGGCGGCGCTCTATGGGCCGCAGCTTCCGAGCGCGCCCTACGCGCCGTCGGCGCGGTCCACGTCTTCGTCACCGTGGAAGCCTGCGGCGGGCGCGGGCGCGCCGATGCCCGCCGCGGCCGTGCCGGTCATCAATCAGGAGACGAACACCGTCAACGCGCCCGTGACGATGCACGCGCCGGTTACCGTCACAGTGCCCGACAGCCAGCTTGCCGCCGTGGTAGCTCGCGAGATTTCCAAAGCCCTCGCGGCGGTGCTGGCGCAGCAGCGCGCGGCGGCCGCCTCCTCGCTGGGAGACTGA
- a CDS encoding S49 family peptidase — protein sequence MRLSLAHIVGATFNTPLLMQRGRLDTILTALGPRILDGADIRPGPDGHPLRTERPERLALSGSGRRRYTGGGYLAEDGIAVLPIVGTMLRRGSWLDAECGLMSYGLIRRSFDEMMSDTSVRGVMLELDTPGGEAGGCFDLCRHMTQASAAVGKPIWAHANELAASAGYALASTAAPGGLWVATTAEVGSVGVLAAHIDMSKADAMAGLRWTYVIGGDHKVDGNVHEPLSDSARATIEADVANLYSMFVDLVAANRAMSPRAVRATQADMFRGAKSVAAKLSDRVGTFDEAMTAFALSLQKSGVEPSSRGASSVMLRTTASTVVSAETQRCAAITQAATKAQNFGVDVDAGDLIARNVSSETAVVEIERAVQVAGIAKLAARAGAPLDPQNLHARNITARQAGREVLNMRAARDEATGEISTFPVGSGRPASPRDLWRRAMKGSK from the coding sequence ATGCGGCTTAGCCTCGCCCATATCGTCGGCGCGACCTTCAACACGCCTCTTTTGATGCAACGCGGTCGGCTCGACACGATCTTGACCGCGCTCGGGCCGAGGATTCTCGACGGAGCCGACATCCGGCCGGGACCGGACGGCCATCCGCTTCGAACCGAGCGGCCGGAGCGCCTCGCGCTCTCCGGGAGTGGCCGCCGCCGCTACACGGGCGGCGGATACCTGGCCGAAGACGGCATCGCCGTCCTTCCGATCGTCGGAACGATGCTCCGCCGGGGCTCCTGGCTCGACGCCGAGTGCGGGTTGATGAGCTACGGCCTCATCCGCCGGTCGTTCGACGAGATGATGTCGGACACGAGCGTCCGCGGAGTGATGCTTGAGCTTGATACGCCAGGCGGCGAGGCGGGGGGGTGTTTCGACCTGTGCCGCCACATGACGCAAGCAAGCGCGGCGGTCGGCAAGCCGATCTGGGCGCATGCGAACGAACTCGCGGCCTCGGCGGGTTATGCGCTCGCATCGACGGCGGCGCCCGGCGGCCTGTGGGTGGCGACCACGGCCGAAGTCGGGTCGGTCGGAGTTCTCGCAGCTCACATAGACATGTCCAAAGCCGATGCGATGGCCGGCCTGCGGTGGACTTACGTCATCGGCGGCGACCACAAGGTGGACGGCAACGTTCACGAGCCACTTTCGGACAGCGCGCGAGCAACGATCGAGGCGGACGTCGCCAATCTCTACTCGATGTTCGTCGACTTGGTCGCAGCCAATCGTGCCATGAGCCCACGGGCGGTTCGCGCTACGCAGGCGGACATGTTCCGGGGAGCAAAGTCCGTTGCAGCGAAGCTATCCGACAGGGTCGGGACGTTCGACGAGGCGATGACGGCGTTTGCTCTTTCCCTACAAAAAAGCGGTGTGGAGCCTTCCAGCCGAGGGGCTTCGTCAGTGATGCTCCGGACCACGGCGAGCACGGTGGTCAGCGCTGAGACGCAACGTTGTGCGGCGATAACCCAGGCTGCAACGAAGGCGCAGAACTTCGGCGTCGATGTGGATGCCGGCGACCTTATCGCGCGCAACGTCTCCTCCGAGACCGCGGTCGTCGAGATCGAGCGCGCTGTACAGGTCGCGGGCATCGCTAAGCTGGCCGCGCGCGCCGGTGCGCCTCTTGATCCGCAGAATCTCCATGCCCGGAACATTACCGCTCGCCAGGCCGGCCGCGAGGTCCTGAACATGCGGGCGGCGCGAGATGAAGCGACCGGCGAGATTTCGACCTTTCCTGTTGGCTCGGGTCGTCCGGCGTCGCCGCGAGACCTTTGGCGTCGAGCGATGAAGGGGTCCAAGTGA
- a CDS encoding phage portal protein, whose product MSAFRAPGSASETFEAAGQGRRLRGFNPSKNHVNVAIQAAGPTLVARARWLYENDGYAGSAVDEWVSASVGDGIKPRPRTKAAGKRAALVDLFWNWTDEADADGITDFYGLQEKVAREVYLAGECFVRMRDRRADDMRTVPFQLQILPGEMLDSSFNAELAGNGYIRAGIEFDALNRRVAYHFWREHPYDTERNRLGGSRQRVRVIADDVIHVFDGRQGGQIRGVPRIARVLVKLFTLEIYDDAELERKKTASMFGGFLIGRGENVLGEINEDEDSNLAGFQPEPTISGMQPGAIIDLGDDRDIKFATPADVGGNYDIFQYRTLTKIAAGLGVPYAYMTGDVTKGNFSNVRTDIIRFRRRVSQWQNNTLIFQLCRPIWRRFVDLAALSGFVDAASHAADPLELWGAEWLPPRQEWIDPAKDVKAEAEAVNNGFKSRTQVVAERGYDVEDVDAEIAAERRRAKDTGLVFGSDAGAMAEASKPEPADREDADAA is encoded by the coding sequence ATGAGCGCATTTCGCGCGCCAGGCTCGGCGAGTGAGACGTTCGAAGCCGCGGGGCAGGGGCGGCGCCTGCGCGGGTTCAACCCCTCAAAGAACCACGTCAACGTCGCGATCCAGGCGGCCGGCCCCACTCTCGTCGCTCGGGCGCGTTGGCTTTACGAGAACGACGGCTACGCCGGCAGCGCGGTCGACGAATGGGTGTCGGCCTCGGTCGGCGACGGCATCAAGCCGCGACCGCGGACCAAGGCCGCCGGCAAGCGCGCCGCGCTCGTCGACCTGTTCTGGAATTGGACCGACGAGGCGGACGCGGACGGCATCACGGACTTTTACGGCCTGCAAGAGAAGGTCGCGCGCGAGGTCTACCTTGCTGGCGAATGCTTTGTCCGGATGCGTGACCGCCGCGCGGACGACATGCGCACCGTGCCGTTTCAGCTTCAGATACTCCCGGGCGAGATGCTCGACTCGAGCTTCAACGCCGAGCTTGCCGGCAACGGCTACATTCGCGCCGGCATCGAGTTCGACGCCCTGAATCGTCGCGTCGCGTACCACTTTTGGCGCGAGCACCCCTATGACACTGAGCGCAACCGGCTAGGCGGCTCACGCCAACGCGTGCGGGTGATCGCAGATGACGTCATCCACGTGTTCGACGGCCGCCAGGGCGGCCAAATCCGCGGCGTTCCGCGGATTGCGCGTGTCCTCGTGAAGCTTTTCACGCTCGAAATCTACGATGACGCCGAGCTTGAGCGCAAAAAGACCGCTTCGATGTTCGGCGGGTTCTTGATCGGGCGCGGCGAAAACGTTCTCGGCGAGATCAACGAGGATGAGGACAGCAACCTCGCTGGCTTTCAGCCGGAGCCGACCATTTCCGGCATGCAGCCGGGCGCGATTATCGACCTCGGCGACGACAGGGACATCAAGTTCGCCACGCCAGCCGACGTCGGCGGAAATTACGACATTTTCCAGTATCGGACGCTCACGAAGATCGCGGCGGGCCTCGGCGTGCCGTACGCCTACATGACCGGCGACGTGACGAAGGGCAATTTCTCCAACGTCCGGACCGACATCATCCGGTTTCGCCGCCGCGTAAGCCAGTGGCAGAACAACACGCTCATTTTTCAGCTTTGCCGACCCATCTGGCGGCGGTTCGTCGACCTCGCCGCTCTTAGCGGGTTCGTTGATGCGGCATCGCACGCTGCGGACCCGCTTGAGCTTTGGGGCGCAGAATGGCTCCCGCCGCGACAGGAGTGGATTGACCCGGCGAAGGACGTGAAGGCCGAGGCGGAGGCCGTGAACAACGGGTTCAAGAGCCGGACGCAGGTCGTGGCCGAGCGCGGCTATGACGTCGAAGACGTTGACGCGGAGATCGCAGCCGAGCGGAGGCGTGCGAAGGATACGGGCCTCGTGTTCGGTAGCGACGCGGGCGCGATGGCCGAGGCGTCGAAGCCGGAGCCGGCCGATAGGGAAGACGCCGATGCGGCTTAG
- a CDS encoding phage/plasmid primase, P4 family: MLDKMHTETVDDPQADDGPKASPLGGPPSLRTFARIEQFDDGAGGWHDVPRVPLIWAAIALRHFGDDDVVRWRDCWWRWGGSHWRETADGEMSAAVRIALARVECRAKNGDDTRAPLLTVDRKVISETLAALSDLVRVPDEVEPFTWRTPQSGDALPADLIVCKNGLFDLRRRKLLPSDRRYMATGTGDWKYSRTDHIEWNRWLRELWPDQASRDHIQEVIGLLISGDRNLQKILALIGRTRSGKSLFLRIVGEILGPAQAVTVSSAAFGETFGLSGTIGKRLVMIADLRLGRQVDRGALAERFLTFSGEDRASIAQKFRGDWSGTPTARLVYAANEPLTIADDSSALPNRTVPVVFERSWLGREDPTLINRFRDELPGIVEWAAVGLARLRERGRFTLPPAAERMLSDMVGDASPITQFVADQCVREPEARIETDELWREWRTWAEAAGERPGTQTSFGRALRAAFPEIVNGRSKGGRSERRSRSYVGIRLRWKDDTVSRRVHAL, translated from the coding sequence GTGCTCGACAAAATGCATACCGAAACAGTCGACGACCCGCAAGCGGATGACGGGCCGAAGGCATCTCCGTTAGGAGGGCCGCCAAGCCTGCGGACGTTCGCGCGCATCGAGCAGTTCGATGACGGCGCTGGAGGCTGGCATGACGTCCCTCGCGTTCCCCTTATCTGGGCGGCTATCGCCTTACGGCACTTCGGAGACGACGACGTCGTACGCTGGCGCGACTGCTGGTGGCGCTGGGGCGGATCACACTGGCGCGAGACGGCGGACGGCGAGATGAGCGCGGCGGTTCGCATAGCGCTCGCTCGCGTCGAATGTCGGGCGAAGAATGGCGACGACACGCGGGCGCCTTTGCTCACGGTCGACCGAAAGGTGATTTCCGAAACCCTTGCCGCGCTTAGCGACCTTGTCCGGGTCCCCGATGAGGTCGAGCCGTTCACCTGGCGCACACCTCAGTCCGGTGATGCTTTGCCGGCAGATTTGATCGTTTGCAAAAACGGCTTATTCGACTTGCGGAGAAGGAAACTGTTGCCTTCCGATCGCCGCTACATGGCGACGGGCACGGGTGATTGGAAATACTCCCGAACTGACCACATCGAATGGAACCGGTGGCTTCGCGAGCTATGGCCGGATCAAGCGTCGCGGGATCATATTCAAGAAGTAATCGGTCTCTTGATCTCCGGAGATCGTAACCTCCAAAAAATCTTGGCCTTAATTGGCCGCACGAGGTCTGGAAAATCTCTCTTCCTGCGGATCGTGGGCGAAATTTTAGGCCCCGCGCAAGCGGTCACGGTTTCGTCTGCGGCCTTTGGCGAGACGTTCGGTCTGTCCGGGACTATCGGAAAACGATTGGTGATGATCGCCGATTTGCGGCTCGGTCGGCAGGTCGACCGAGGCGCGCTTGCAGAGCGGTTCCTGACCTTCTCTGGCGAGGACCGGGCTTCAATCGCGCAAAAATTTCGCGGGGACTGGAGCGGTACGCCGACCGCCCGGCTCGTCTATGCGGCGAACGAGCCGCTCACGATCGCCGACGATTCGAGCGCCTTACCGAACCGCACCGTTCCGGTTGTCTTCGAACGCTCCTGGCTAGGTCGCGAAGACCCGACGTTGATCAACCGCTTTCGGGACGAGCTGCCGGGTATCGTTGAGTGGGCTGCAGTCGGGCTTGCGCGGCTCCGAGAGCGAGGACGCTTCACGTTGCCGCCAGCGGCAGAGCGGATGCTCTCCGACATGGTGGGAGACGCGAGTCCCATCACCCAGTTCGTCGCCGATCAATGCGTGCGAGAGCCGGAGGCTCGCATCGAAACCGATGAGCTTTGGCGAGAGTGGCGGACGTGGGCTGAGGCTGCAGGGGAGCGTCCGGGAACTCAGACCAGTTTCGGTCGAGCCCTCCGAGCCGCCTTTCCAGAGATCGTGAACGGCAGGTCAAAGGGCGGACGGTCTGAGCGCCGGTCGCGATCCTATGTCGGTATCAGATTGCGATGGAAAGACGACACCGTGTCCAGGCGTGTCCACGCCCTCTAG
- a CDS encoding helix-turn-helix domain-containing protein, with protein sequence MNAVTSSSSALPRIAYRINEVAEALAVSTALVYLWRRQKKINITKIGGRTVIMADELQRFLAENAKPAA encoded by the coding sequence ATGAATGCCGTAACTTCCTCCTCCTCCGCACTTCCTCGCATTGCATATCGGATCAACGAAGTCGCCGAAGCTTTGGCGGTGTCGACCGCCCTCGTATATCTCTGGCGCCGTCAGAAAAAGATCAACATTACCAAGATTGGCGGGCGCACCGTCATTATGGCGGACGAACTTCAGCGGTTCTTGGCCGAAAACGCCAAACCGGCGGCCTGA
- a CDS encoding integrase arm-type DNA-binding domain-containing protein: protein MAKRELNRLTARTVATIKDAGRYADGGNLHLVVSPSGSKSWLMIYRHGGRQREMGLGPARDVTLAEAREKAADARRMLLGGLDPIEERRRQAEEVSRAAKRTPTFGEAADELIAAMSPSWRNSKHSAQWGMTLSRVRDAAGNLTDGGYCVAIRDKPVDEISTADVLEVLKPIWTSKPETASRLRGRIEAVLSAAKAQGLRFGENPALWRGHLDRLLPKRTKLSRGHHAAVPYADMPAFMIRLRAAPGMGARAVEFAILTAARSGEVRGATWSEIDMDARLWRVPPARMKAAAEHVVPLSEAAMAVLEAVQPLKRDSGSVIFPGPRSGAELSDMSLSAVLRRLKVDAVPHGFRSAFRDWAGDQTTFPREVAEAALAHTLRDAVERAYRRGTALEKRRELMTVWADYLQSAESHR from the coding sequence ATGGCGAAGCGCGAACTCAACCGTCTGACCGCCCGCACCGTGGCGACAATCAAGGACGCCGGGCGCTACGCGGACGGTGGAAATCTGCACCTCGTCGTGAGCCCAAGCGGCTCGAAATCGTGGCTGATGATCTACCGCCATGGGGGGCGTCAGCGTGAGATGGGCCTTGGCCCGGCGCGAGACGTCACCCTGGCCGAAGCTCGGGAAAAGGCCGCTGATGCGCGCCGTATGCTTTTGGGCGGTCTCGACCCGATTGAGGAGCGGCGCCGGCAGGCGGAGGAAGTGTCACGCGCGGCCAAGCGGACACCAACATTCGGCGAGGCGGCGGACGAGTTGATCGCCGCGATGAGCCCGTCATGGCGAAACTCGAAGCACAGCGCGCAGTGGGGCATGACGTTGAGCCGGGTCCGCGACGCGGCGGGCAACCTGACCGATGGGGGCTATTGCGTCGCCATCCGCGACAAGCCAGTCGACGAGATCAGCACCGCGGACGTGCTTGAGGTGCTCAAGCCTATTTGGACGTCCAAGCCCGAGACGGCGTCCCGGCTCCGGGGGCGCATAGAGGCGGTGCTGTCGGCCGCAAAAGCTCAAGGGCTTCGATTCGGTGAGAACCCCGCTCTTTGGCGAGGGCACCTCGACCGGCTGTTGCCGAAAAGGACGAAGCTTTCCCGCGGCCACCACGCAGCCGTGCCTTACGCAGACATGCCCGCGTTTATGATCCGGCTGCGCGCTGCGCCTGGGATGGGGGCTCGGGCCGTGGAGTTCGCCATCCTCACGGCTGCCCGCTCCGGCGAGGTCCGCGGCGCCACGTGGTCCGAGATCGACATGGACGCCCGGCTATGGCGCGTGCCCCCGGCCCGCATGAAAGCCGCGGCCGAGCACGTCGTGCCGCTTAGTGAGGCTGCGATGGCGGTGTTGGAGGCCGTGCAGCCGCTCAAGCGCGATAGCGGCAGCGTGATATTCCCCGGCCCTCGTTCCGGCGCGGAGCTTTCTGACATGTCGCTGTCCGCGGTTCTCCGGCGCCTGAAAGTCGACGCCGTCCCCCACGGTTTCAGGTCGGCTTTTCGCGATTGGGCCGGCGATCAGACAACCTTCCCGCGAGAGGTCGCCGAGGCGGCGTTGGCGCACACCCTTCGCGACGCGGTCGAGCGGGCTTACCGCCGGGGGACCGCGCTTGAGAAGCGGCGGGAGCTGATGACGGTGTGGGCCGATTACCTCCAAAGCGCGGAGAGTCATCGCTAA